In Pelosinus sp. IPA-1, a single window of DNA contains:
- a CDS encoding alpha-glucosidase — protein MDNLKWWQKTLVYQIYPKSFCDSNGDGSGDLNGITEKLDYIRDLGVGAIWLTPVYVSPMVDNGYDIADYRNIAPEYGTMADMEKLIGEAKKRGIRIVMDLVFNHTSDQHSWFKESRVDHRNCKRDWYIWRDAKPNGAPPTNWRGIFGGSAWTFDEATKQYYLHTFAKEQPDLNWENPEVRKVLYEIANFWLDKGVGGFRIDAITYIKKPEEFKDLPADGPDGMSNVHVATANQPGILEFLHEFKREVSAGKDIFTVAEANGVTTEELPKWVGRNGAFDMLLEFSHMDLDMEASSLWCHPVGWKLTKLKKALSNSQQATSENGWYPAFFENHDQPRSVNKFFPNHADQKLVAKVLATVLFTLKGTPFIYEGEELGMTNIKLSSIECYDDIASKGQYEIALQEGFSKRQALEFVWYYSRDNARTPMQWTSDKHAGFTSGEPWLPVNENYGDLNAKQELQDEGSVLRYYHRLAKLRQEYDILLIGSYEELLETDEQIFAYRRVLDKNKMIILCNFSEQEKACNLTEIEDNGKLLISNYKDAPNLVLRAYEARIYLCEGRNPFEGCSQ, from the coding sequence ATGGACAATTTAAAATGGTGGCAAAAGACACTGGTATATCAGATTTATCCTAAGAGTTTTTGTGATAGTAACGGCGATGGCAGCGGGGATTTAAATGGTATAACGGAAAAACTGGATTATATTCGTGATTTAGGAGTAGGCGCAATCTGGTTAACACCAGTGTATGTATCGCCAATGGTAGATAATGGCTATGATATTGCCGACTATCGGAACATTGCACCAGAGTATGGCACAATGGCAGATATGGAGAAGCTCATTGGCGAAGCAAAGAAGCGTGGTATTCGCATTGTCATGGACTTGGTGTTCAATCATACATCAGATCAGCACAGCTGGTTCAAGGAATCACGAGTAGATCACAGAAACTGTAAACGTGACTGGTATATATGGCGTGATGCCAAACCAAATGGAGCGCCACCGACAAACTGGCGAGGTATCTTCGGTGGCTCGGCTTGGACTTTTGATGAAGCTACTAAACAGTATTATTTACATACCTTTGCGAAGGAACAGCCAGATTTAAACTGGGAAAATCCTGAAGTACGCAAAGTGTTGTATGAGATAGCAAATTTCTGGCTGGATAAAGGTGTAGGTGGTTTCCGTATTGATGCGATTACCTATATCAAGAAGCCGGAAGAATTCAAGGATCTACCAGCCGATGGTCCGGATGGTATGAGCAATGTGCATGTTGCAACAGCGAATCAGCCCGGTATATTGGAATTTTTACATGAGTTTAAGCGGGAGGTTTCTGCAGGAAAAGATATATTTACGGTAGCAGAAGCAAATGGCGTAACAACTGAAGAGCTACCCAAATGGGTAGGCAGAAATGGTGCCTTTGATATGCTGCTTGAGTTTAGTCACATGGACCTAGATATGGAAGCATCCAGTCTTTGGTGTCATCCAGTTGGCTGGAAGTTAACAAAGCTCAAAAAGGCACTCAGTAATAGCCAGCAGGCAACATCAGAAAACGGTTGGTATCCAGCATTTTTTGAGAATCATGACCAGCCGCGCTCAGTGAATAAATTTTTCCCAAATCATGCAGATCAAAAGCTAGTGGCAAAAGTATTGGCCACTGTGTTATTTACCTTGAAAGGAACACCGTTTATCTATGAAGGCGAAGAACTCGGCATGACAAATATTAAGTTGTCTTCCATTGAATGTTATGACGATATCGCGTCTAAAGGACAATATGAAATTGCTTTACAGGAGGGATTTTCCAAGCGACAAGCACTTGAATTTGTCTGGTATTACAGCAGAGATAATGCGCGAACGCCTATGCAGTGGACTAGTGATAAACATGCTGGTTTTACGAGCGGTGAGCCATGGCTACCGGTTAATGAAAATTATGGTGATTTAAATGCCAAGCAAGAGTTACAGGATGAAGGTTCTGTATTGCGGTATTATCACCGCCTGGCAAAGCTACGTCAAGAATATGATATCTTGCTCATTGGCAGTTATGAAGAACTGTTGGAAACAGACGAACAAATTTTTGCTTATAGGCGTGTGTTGGATAAAAACAAAATGATCATTCTTTGTAATTTTTCTGAACAAGAAAAGGCGTGCAACTTGACTGAAATTGAAGACAATGGAAAACTGTTGATCAGCAATTATAAAGATGCGCCAAATCTGGTTCTGCGTGCCTATGAAGCTAGGATATATCTCTGCGAAGGGAGGAATCCCTTTGAAGGTTGCAGCCAGTGA
- a CDS encoding S-layer homology domain-containing protein has product MKKSLTTLAITLALGASTTAFAASADSFSDVPKNHWSYAALDELAKDGIIEGYGNSKFEGNRMMSRYEMAAIVAKAMDKVKSGSLGDQALVEKLEKEYGSELEALNKKVDALDKKINATNALVDKFKISGLTRVQAGSDDGKNMNYNNRFYMDLEGEMKVSDMWRARFTIEKNAQYKSSEPIYENKWVSDGTATGGKWSKVPHTHAGKDNSANDQDHNGSVSNVWVEGTIAGNWYVNAGRKWNGIGYQNLLWGNPADGAAFYHPVSKDWMISGLVWSPTWDGAKYTMAAGNIFGKLTKTVDTNVAYAKIVNNKEDYWTGADMAYSIDLRAHLTPTLTATASYVKTNADQGGGYWKDKSDLDRDFAYRLDYKGTNTSNVGSFGMYAKYVDMGATGDFGHDDEWTTRGPSYSNGNKGWYVGINYVPWQNVEWSTMYAKVKEGTSVAAADGESDRKIIRTQLDYHF; this is encoded by the coding sequence ATGAAAAAGAGTTTAACTACATTGGCAATTACTTTGGCATTAGGAGCATCGACAACAGCGTTTGCGGCATCTGCAGACAGCTTTTCCGATGTACCGAAGAATCACTGGAGTTATGCAGCACTTGATGAATTAGCTAAAGACGGTATTATTGAAGGTTATGGAAATAGTAAGTTCGAGGGAAACCGTATGATGAGTCGTTATGAAATGGCGGCCATTGTTGCTAAAGCAATGGATAAAGTAAAATCGGGCTCACTCGGCGATCAAGCACTAGTGGAAAAGCTAGAAAAAGAATATGGCAGTGAACTTGAAGCACTCAATAAGAAAGTTGATGCTTTAGATAAAAAGATCAATGCGACAAATGCGCTTGTCGATAAGTTTAAAATATCTGGTTTAACAAGGGTGCAAGCAGGCAGTGATGACGGAAAAAACATGAACTATAATAACCGTTTTTACATGGATTTGGAAGGTGAAATGAAAGTATCTGATATGTGGCGGGCCAGATTTACTATTGAAAAAAATGCGCAGTATAAATCAAGTGAACCTATTTATGAAAATAAATGGGTGTCAGATGGAACTGCAACTGGTGGAAAATGGTCAAAAGTTCCGCATACACATGCTGGGAAGGATAACTCAGCTAATGACCAGGATCACAACGGATCCGTTTCCAATGTGTGGGTAGAAGGTACGATTGCAGGCAATTGGTATGTCAATGCTGGTAGAAAGTGGAATGGAATTGGTTATCAGAATCTGTTATGGGGGAATCCAGCCGATGGTGCAGCGTTCTATCATCCAGTAAGCAAAGATTGGATGATTAGTGGACTCGTTTGGTCACCAACTTGGGATGGCGCCAAGTACACCATGGCTGCTGGAAACATATTCGGTAAATTGACGAAGACTGTGGATACTAATGTGGCTTATGCTAAAATCGTAAATAATAAAGAAGATTACTGGACAGGGGCGGATATGGCGTATTCGATAGACCTCCGTGCACATTTGACGCCAACTTTGACAGCAACAGCTTCCTATGTAAAAACCAATGCAGATCAAGGCGGCGGCTACTGGAAAGATAAAAGCGATCTTGACCGTGACTTTGCTTATCGCTTGGATTATAAGGGAACGAATACTAGTAATGTGGGTTCCTTCGGTATGTATGCAAAATATGTCGATATGGGTGCAACTGGTGACTTTGGTCATGATGATGAATGGACAACACGTGGACCTTCATACTCGAATGGTAATAAAGGCTGGTATGTAGGCATCAATTATGTTCCTTGGCAGAATGTAGAATGGTCAACGATGTATGCTAAAGTAAAAGAAGGTACAAGTGTAGCAGCAGCCGATGGCGAATCAGACAGAAAAATCATTCGTACGCAGCTTGATTATCATTTCTAA
- a CDS encoding HAD-IIB family hydrolase — MKVAASDYDGTLFIDNRICPENVEGVRLWRAAGNKFGVVTGRDYGMLVPQLEYFGIGYDFAICNNGAIIFGENGKVLYQAEIPEQALYVVATHPCVADSLHVAFSQAESSYIYRERKGSWMVREAKQWQFLLKIIEAAEINELSRVHQIALGFASLDGAAEAARQINQLFGDTVYACQNRGSVDITPIGIDKSKGIEKLLELKAWQDAEVYVIGDEINDLPMIHRFDGYAVESAREAIRKDAKQSFPSVGSMLQNNL; from the coding sequence TTGAAGGTTGCAGCCAGTGATTATGATGGAACGTTGTTTATCGATAATAGAATTTGTCCAGAAAATGTAGAGGGGGTTCGTCTATGGCGGGCAGCTGGTAATAAGTTTGGCGTAGTCACAGGACGCGATTACGGTATGTTAGTTCCACAGCTAGAATATTTTGGCATAGGTTATGATTTTGCAATATGCAATAATGGTGCGATCATTTTCGGTGAAAATGGTAAAGTGCTTTATCAAGCTGAGATTCCAGAGCAAGCTCTCTATGTAGTAGCAACACATCCCTGCGTGGCAGATAGCCTGCATGTTGCATTTTCTCAGGCCGAGAGTAGTTATATTTATCGCGAAAGAAAAGGATCTTGGATGGTCCGTGAGGCAAAACAATGGCAATTTTTATTAAAGATAATAGAAGCTGCTGAAATCAATGAACTTAGTCGGGTACATCAGATTGCATTGGGGTTTGCTAGTCTGGATGGGGCAGCGGAAGCTGCCCGGCAAATCAACCAACTATTTGGTGATACAGTGTATGCTTGTCAGAACCGTGGTAGCGTAGATATTACTCCAATTGGCATCGACAAAAGTAAAGGAATTGAGAAGTTATTAGAACTAAAAGCATGGCAGGATGCAGAGGTGTACGTTATTGGTGACGAAATCAATGATTTACCAATGATACATAGGTTTGATGGCTATGCGGTAGAATCAGCAAGAGAAGCTATAAGAAAAGATGCGAAACAGAGTTTTCCTTCGGTTGGCAGTATGCTACAAAATAATTTATAG
- a CDS encoding alpha-glucoside-specific PTS transporter subunit IIBC, translating to MSINKDIVMQSVQRFGGAMFTPVILFSFFGIMVSLSIIFKNQDIVGSIATKGTFWYNIWYVIEQGSWTVFAQMPLLFAISLPIGLAKKNQARACMESFIIYVVFNYFVSGILTLAGPSFGVDYSLKAGGGTGLAMIANIKTLDIGMLGAILISAITVWLHNRLFDVDLPDYLGIFKGSSLVVAAGFFFMLPVAYFFCLVWPSVQHTIGTFQEFLKASDALGVWMYTFCERILIPTGLHHFIYTPFIFGPAIVDGGIQQYWLKHLQDFATSAQSLKEMFPGAGFSLHGSSKIFGVPGIALAIYATAKPAKKKAVAGLLIPATITAVICGITEPLEFTFLFVAPVLFVVHAVLAATLAATLFLFGVVGSFGAGLIDAIVQNWIPLFKFHSATYIMQIVVGLCFTAIYFFVFRYLIVKNDYKTPGRTENDAEDKLYSKAEYKAKIAMEGMINVDERDIKAAVFLGALGGKENIKDVTNCATRLRVTVVDDSLIKGVSTFVKAGAHGLVKNGHAVQVIVGLSVPQVRERFEALLQDTSDAETASGTDKSTALKAFISGEVIPITKVKDEMFSQKMMGDGIAVYPENEIVTAPADCEITMVMDGSGHAVGMRLSSGVEILIHIGIDTVKMEGRGFNVFVKQGQKVKAGETLVKFDKKLIEREGYSPIVILAVTNSSEYPLMKLHSGMTAKADETVIATF from the coding sequence ATGTCGATCAACAAGGACATTGTCATGCAAAGTGTACAGCGGTTCGGCGGAGCAATGTTTACGCCAGTTATACTGTTCTCCTTCTTTGGTATTATGGTATCATTATCCATTATTTTCAAGAACCAGGATATTGTCGGTAGTATAGCGACAAAGGGTACATTCTGGTACAACATTTGGTATGTTATTGAACAGGGATCTTGGACAGTCTTTGCGCAAATGCCGCTTTTATTTGCAATTTCTCTGCCAATTGGTCTGGCGAAGAAAAATCAAGCAAGGGCCTGTATGGAATCATTTATAATCTATGTCGTATTCAATTATTTTGTTTCAGGGATTCTTACACTAGCAGGTCCTTCATTCGGTGTAGATTATAGTCTCAAAGCAGGTGGCGGCACAGGCCTTGCAATGATTGCGAATATCAAAACGCTTGACATTGGTATGCTTGGAGCTATCTTAATTTCAGCAATTACGGTATGGCTACATAATCGTCTCTTTGATGTAGATCTTCCCGATTATCTTGGCATATTCAAAGGCTCGTCTCTCGTAGTAGCAGCCGGATTCTTCTTTATGTTGCCAGTTGCGTATTTTTTCTGTTTGGTATGGCCATCCGTGCAGCACACAATTGGAACTTTTCAGGAATTTTTGAAAGCGAGTGATGCGCTTGGCGTATGGATGTATACTTTCTGCGAAAGAATTTTAATTCCTACGGGGCTCCATCATTTCATTTACACGCCATTTATTTTTGGACCAGCAATTGTTGATGGTGGAATTCAACAGTATTGGTTGAAACATTTGCAAGATTTTGCGACTTCAGCCCAATCGTTGAAAGAAATGTTCCCAGGGGCTGGTTTCTCTTTACATGGTTCTTCCAAAATATTTGGTGTTCCAGGAATTGCACTTGCTATTTATGCCACGGCGAAACCAGCGAAAAAGAAAGCTGTTGCCGGGTTGTTGATTCCAGCAACGATTACGGCAGTGATCTGTGGGATTACAGAACCGCTTGAATTTACATTCCTATTCGTCGCTCCTGTACTGTTTGTAGTGCATGCAGTACTTGCTGCAACACTTGCTGCAACACTTTTTTTATTCGGTGTAGTTGGTTCTTTTGGTGCAGGACTTATTGATGCCATCGTACAGAACTGGATTCCATTATTTAAATTTCATTCCGCAACTTATATTATGCAAATCGTAGTTGGTCTTTGTTTTACAGCGATTTACTTCTTCGTGTTCCGTTACCTGATTGTGAAGAATGATTATAAAACTCCAGGCCGTACCGAAAATGATGCAGAAGATAAACTTTATTCCAAAGCTGAGTATAAAGCCAAGATAGCGATGGAAGGAATGATTAATGTCGATGAACGCGATATTAAGGCAGCGGTATTTCTTGGAGCTCTTGGTGGCAAGGAAAATATAAAGGATGTAACAAATTGTGCTACGCGTCTTCGCGTAACAGTCGTAGATGATTCGCTGATAAAAGGAGTAAGCACATTTGTAAAAGCTGGCGCGCATGGACTTGTAAAAAATGGGCATGCGGTACAGGTGATTGTTGGATTATCCGTACCACAGGTAAGAGAGCGTTTTGAAGCATTACTGCAAGATACATCAGATGCAGAAACTGCATCTGGCACAGATAAATCTACAGCATTGAAGGCGTTTATCAGTGGTGAAGTCATTCCGATTACGAAGGTTAAAGATGAAATGTTTTCACAAAAAATGATGGGTGACGGTATCGCTGTCTATCCGGAAAATGAAATAGTGACAGCACCAGCAGATTGTGAAATCACTATGGTAATGGACGGATCTGGTCACGCGGTCGGTATGCGTTTGTCAAGCGGCGTCGAAATCCTTATCCATATCGGTATTGATACGGTAAAAATGGAAGGTCGCGGTTTCAATGTATTTGTAAAACAAGGACAGAAAGTAAAAGCAGGCGAAACGCTTGTGAAGTTTGATAAGAAATTGATTGAGAGGGAAGGTTATTCTCCAATTGTTATATTAGCTGTTACAAATTCATCAGAATACCCGCTGATGAAGCTACATTCTGGCATGACAGCAAAAGCAGATGAAACAGTAATTGCAACATTCTAA